In the genome of Paenibacillus sp. FSL R5-0766, one region contains:
- a CDS encoding GntR family transcriptional regulator, which produces MEVPKYRSLKDHVYDYIAQKIQDGTLLPNQKINEAEICKKLDISRTPTREALFQLASDNLLQYIPRRGFIVTPFDAGKKLEFSQAIGVLEALAATLAADHLRPSELLEMETLVVRMDEDISQLDLAAYNKNQYQFHNLYIQRCGNATVIEMLNTLKNSFIRQSYVSDNKPKLSEVLLEVNEEHRQILSAFRAKDKNQLEALLKHHWRIIDNDML; this is translated from the coding sequence ATGGAGGTACCCAAATACCGGTCCTTGAAAGATCACGTATATGATTACATTGCCCAGAAGATTCAAGACGGGACGTTACTTCCCAACCAGAAGATCAACGAGGCAGAAATATGCAAAAAGCTGGACATCAGTCGCACGCCTACTCGGGAGGCGCTTTTCCAGCTGGCTTCAGACAATCTGCTGCAATACATCCCACGCAGGGGATTTATTGTCACTCCTTTTGATGCAGGCAAAAAACTGGAGTTCTCCCAAGCGATCGGTGTGCTGGAGGCACTTGCTGCCACACTTGCAGCAGACCATCTCAGACCATCCGAACTACTGGAGATGGAAACTCTGGTTGTTCGAATGGACGAAGATATCAGCCAGCTTGATCTTGCTGCTTACAACAAGAACCAATATCAGTTCCATAATCTGTACATTCAGCGATGTGGTAACGCCACAGTCATTGAGATGTTAAACACATTGAAGAACAGTTTCATCCGGCAGTCGTATGTTAGTGATAATAAACCAAAGCTATCTGAGGTACTGCTCGAAGTTAATGAAGAGCACCGGCAAATTTTAAGTGCTTTTCGAGCCAAAGATAAGAACCAACTGGAAGCCCTGCTCAAACACCACTGGCGGATTATCGACAACGATATGCTGTAG
- a CDS encoding transporter substrate-binding domain-containing protein, producing MKKVLLPMMLLLVVVIMSACGQEKTTGTGSEPDSSSGNSSTEKEVIVLGTSADYAPYEFHKKIDGKDTIVGFDIEIAKAIAADLGAELKIEDMDFDGLLMALGTDKVDFVISGLTPTEERKKNVDFTDIYYYAEQAVLVRGGEGSELKSIDDLSGKQVGVQKSSIQEGIAQEIEGAKLTSLAKIPELILELQTGRVDALILEKPVAEQYVKNQEGLVVAGVEIKQSEDEGGSAIAVKKGNQKLLDQINTTLEKLKTNGDIERFVVEANEMLGE from the coding sequence GTGAAAAAAGTGCTGTTGCCAATGATGCTGTTGTTAGTGGTTGTGATCATGTCCGCATGTGGGCAGGAAAAAACGACAGGAACCGGATCGGAGCCAGATTCATCCTCGGGAAATAGCTCGACAGAAAAGGAAGTCATTGTACTTGGAACCAGTGCAGACTATGCACCCTATGAATTTCATAAGAAAATCGATGGTAAAGATACCATTGTAGGTTTTGACATCGAGATTGCCAAAGCAATTGCGGCTGATCTGGGAGCCGAGCTGAAGATTGAGGACATGGACTTTGATGGCCTTCTTATGGCCCTTGGTACAGATAAGGTTGATTTTGTAATATCAGGCTTAACCCCTACCGAAGAAAGAAAGAAGAATGTTGATTTTACGGATATCTACTATTATGCAGAGCAGGCTGTACTTGTTAGAGGAGGGGAAGGTTCGGAATTAAAGTCCATAGATGATCTATCAGGCAAGCAGGTTGGTGTGCAAAAGAGTTCCATTCAGGAAGGGATTGCTCAGGAAATAGAGGGAGCAAAGCTCACTTCTCTGGCCAAAATACCTGAACTGATTCTGGAGTTGCAGACAGGACGTGTAGACGCACTCATCCTGGAGAAGCCGGTGGCTGAACAGTATGTGAAGAACCAAGAGGGGCTTGTTGTTGCAGGTGTGGAGATTAAACAGTCTGAAGACGAGGGTGGTTCGGCCATCGCGGTGAAGAAAGGTAATCAGAAGCTGCTGGATCAGATCAACACTACATTGGAAAAGCTCAAAACGAACGGAGATATTGAACGGTTCGTCGTTGAAGCGAATGAGATGCTCGGCGAATAA
- a CDS encoding amino acid ABC transporter permease, translating to MNLDFSFLLEHWQDYARSAWVTLELSFFGVLFGTLLGVIMALMRLSRIWPIKFVASAYIELIRGTPMLVQILIIHYGLTVVGVNLPAFMSGVVALTMNSSAYMAEVFRAGIQAIDKGQTEASRSLGMTHGMTLRYIILPQAFRNMLPAIGNEFIIIIKDSSLVSMIGIAEIIYTARTIQGVTFQPLAPLLVAAGLYFIITFTLANLLSWLERRLSTSR from the coding sequence GTGAATTTAGATTTTTCCTTTCTATTAGAACATTGGCAGGACTATGCACGAAGTGCGTGGGTTACGCTTGAACTTTCCTTCTTCGGTGTATTGTTTGGTACGTTACTTGGTGTGATCATGGCATTAATGCGATTATCCCGAATATGGCCAATTAAATTTGTGGCATCGGCGTATATTGAACTCATTCGAGGAACACCGATGCTCGTACAGATTCTTATTATTCATTATGGTCTGACGGTTGTAGGTGTGAACTTGCCGGCATTTATGTCAGGGGTGGTGGCTCTGACGATGAATAGCTCGGCTTATATGGCGGAGGTGTTCAGGGCCGGGATTCAAGCGATTGATAAAGGACAGACCGAGGCTTCGCGCTCCCTTGGTATGACACATGGTATGACACTTCGCTATATTATACTGCCTCAGGCTTTTCGTAACATGCTTCCAGCTATCGGCAATGAATTCATTATTATCATTAAAGATTCTTCGCTTGTCTCCATGATCGGCATAGCCGAGATTATATACACGGCCAGAACGATTCAGGGTGTTACGTTCCAGCCGCTTGCTCCGCTGCTTGTTGCCGCCGGCCTCTACTTTATCATCACATTTACACTGGCTAATTTACTCTCTTGGTTGGAACGTAGACTGTCTACTTCTCGCTAA
- a CDS encoding ornithine--oxo-acid transaminase yields MSDSKMLIDWSERYAAPNYHPLPIVIEQAEGVWVEDPEGRRYMDMLSAYSALNHGHRHPVIIQALKDQADQVTLTSRAFHSSSASLFYQKLSQFTGKSKILAMNTGAEAVETAVKAVRRWAYRCKGVPENQAEIIVCSGNFHGRTLTVTSFSSSAEYKKDFGPFTPGFRIIPYGDIEALKKAITPNTAGFLVEPIQGEAGIVIPPAGYLAEAFALCKSQQVLTVSDEIQTGFGRTGRRFASDWEGVEPDIWIMGKALGGGVMPISAIAADAEILDLFEPGSHGSTFGGNPLACAVAIAALKVLEDEKLAERSERLGNYFMKRLRDIRSSAIRDIRGKGLFIGVELHEPARPYCERLMSTGLLCKETHETTIRFAPPLTIKESEIDWALERIEQVLIINEGADLHEK; encoded by the coding sequence ATGTCAGATTCCAAAATGTTAATTGATTGGTCGGAGCGTTATGCTGCACCTAATTATCATCCGCTCCCTATTGTTATTGAACAGGCGGAAGGGGTATGGGTGGAAGACCCTGAAGGCCGCCGTTATATGGATATGTTAAGTGCATACTCTGCATTGAATCATGGTCATAGACATCCTGTGATCATACAGGCGCTTAAGGATCAGGCAGATCAGGTTACGCTGACATCACGGGCATTCCACAGCAGCTCAGCTTCTCTTTTTTATCAGAAACTCTCACAATTCACGGGGAAATCGAAGATTCTCGCCATGAATACAGGAGCGGAAGCGGTGGAGACAGCGGTGAAGGCGGTACGCAGATGGGCTTATCGTTGCAAAGGTGTACCGGAAAATCAAGCCGAGATTATCGTATGCTCTGGTAACTTTCACGGAAGAACTCTGACGGTTACGTCCTTTTCTTCTTCAGCGGAGTATAAAAAAGATTTTGGACCGTTCACACCTGGATTCCGGATTATTCCCTATGGAGATATTGAAGCGCTGAAAAAGGCCATTACGCCAAATACGGCTGGTTTTCTTGTAGAGCCTATTCAGGGCGAAGCTGGAATCGTTATCCCGCCTGCTGGATATTTGGCTGAAGCTTTTGCTCTGTGTAAGAGCCAGCAGGTTTTGACTGTATCTGATGAGATCCAGACCGGATTTGGAAGAACAGGTCGCCGTTTTGCCTCCGACTGGGAAGGGGTTGAACCAGACATCTGGATTATGGGCAAAGCGCTGGGGGGAGGAGTCATGCCCATCTCGGCTATCGCTGCTGATGCGGAGATACTTGATTTGTTTGAGCCGGGGTCTCATGGTTCTACGTTTGGGGGTAACCCACTCGCTTGCGCCGTGGCTATAGCAGCTCTTAAAGTTCTTGAAGATGAGAAGCTTGCCGAGCGATCGGAGCGTCTGGGGAACTATTTTATGAAAAGACTTCGAGATATTCGTAGTTCAGCCATACGGGATATTCGGGGGAAAGGCTTATTTATAGGTGTTGAATTGCATGAGCCAGCCCGTCCTTATTGTGAGCGTTTGATGTCTACTGGACTGCTGTGTAAAGAAACCCATGAGACAACCATTCGATTTGCTCCACCACTGACAATTAAAGAGTCTGAGATTGACTGGGCACTGGAGAGAATTGAGCAGGTATTGATCATCAATGAGGGAGCTGACCTACATGAAAAATGA
- the rocF gene encoding arginase, with protein sequence MKNEDDIHGGIIKTSIDTSQTSVRRIAIIKVPFGLGGARGGAELGPDELITAGLKREIASLGLVLSKEVRVDCPSEAAAPTERNRVKHLNEVRQVSEKVCSEVSCAVEEGAFPLVLGGDHSVAIGTFAGLTAHYSNLGVIWFDAHADLNTEERSLTGNMHGMSVAASLGHTAFNLSHIAGAGAFIDPSNLVYIGLRDLDEYEREQIKGLGIRAFTMHDIDRMGIQQVIEQAIAIAGKGTDGIHVSFDLDCLDPREAPGVGTPVPGGLNYREAHYALEMLASTNQVTSMELVEVNPLLDRNRHTARLGVELIASLLGKRIL encoded by the coding sequence ATGAAAAATGAAGATGATATCCATGGTGGAATAATTAAGACTTCTATTGATACAAGTCAAACATCTGTACGGCGTATTGCTATCATTAAGGTTCCTTTTGGACTCGGTGGAGCGAGAGGTGGAGCGGAGTTGGGGCCGGATGAATTGATTACAGCTGGACTGAAGCGGGAGATTGCGAGTCTTGGGCTAGTGCTCTCCAAAGAAGTGCGGGTAGATTGTCCTTCTGAAGCTGCTGCCCCTACTGAGCGGAATCGTGTAAAACACTTAAATGAGGTACGTCAGGTCAGTGAGAAGGTGTGTAGTGAAGTATCATGTGCAGTAGAGGAGGGAGCTTTTCCACTTGTGCTTGGGGGAGATCATAGTGTAGCGATTGGTACTTTTGCCGGGCTAACAGCGCACTATTCGAATTTGGGTGTGATCTGGTTTGATGCGCATGCAGACTTGAATACGGAAGAACGCAGCTTGACCGGTAATATGCATGGGATGAGTGTGGCTGCATCCTTGGGGCATACTGCATTCAATCTGTCACACATTGCTGGAGCAGGCGCGTTTATTGATCCGTCCAACTTGGTCTATATTGGTCTGCGTGATCTGGATGAGTATGAGAGAGAGCAGATTAAGGGACTGGGAATTCGAGCATTTACGATGCATGATATTGACCGGATGGGAATACAGCAAGTTATTGAGCAGGCAATAGCTATAGCTGGGAAAGGGACAGATGGTATTCATGTCAGCTTTGACCTGGATTGTCTGGATCCACGTGAAGCTCCGGGTGTAGGCACACCAGTACCGGGTGGTTTGAATTACCGAGAAGCACATTATGCATTGGAGATGCTTGCTTCCACAAATCAAGTTACGTCCATGGAACTGGTTGAGGTGAATCCGTTGTTGGATCGCAATAGACACACGGCACGACTTGGTGTGGAACTGATTGCTTCGTTACTTGGTAAGCGCATATTGTAA